The following DNA comes from Methanothrix sp..
TGGAGGGCGACTGCAAGAGCTGCAATGGTCTTCATCATAGGGCTCACAGCCGCCTGCATTGTTCAACTGATGATCACAGCCCGATCTGTACCATAGATTTATATATCGTTGAATGACGACTGATGAACGGGCGAAAGTCGACCACAACCATCACGACCATCTTTTCCTCCTACCTGGTTTTCAATCGACTTTGCCCAACCCTCCGCCCTCCCCGTCAGCTATGTCACATCACTATCTCATAGCTATCCTTATGCGGATTTATGAGGAGCTTCTCGGCAATCTCACGCGCAGTGATCTCTGCCTCGGGCTTCAGCAGCCGGAAATACAGCTTCCAGACAGTCGCCTTCTTCACATCCACCACATTCTGGTAGCCCAGCCTCCTCCTCAGCCTCTCCCGGATGGCAATTGCTTCGCCATCCTCGATATGCAGGGCAACCTTGACCGGCACATAGCCCTCCTCGAACTCCAGCCTGTCGATCAGGACCTTATGGCTCTCCTTGTTCTCATTGACCAGCTCGCGGGCAAAGGCCCGGGCCAGCTCCTCAGGATCCCCGGAATCGACCTGGATGGAGAAGATCCTCTCCTTTTTCACATCCCCTAAAACATTTCCGTAACCCAGTCTCCGGACAAGGGTATTTTTTACTGTAGCTGCTTCTGCATCCGGTATCTTCAGCCAGACGCGCAGATTGATCAACATGACTCCACCTCGATGTAACGCTTCATCGACTCGAAGATCCGCCTTCCCGGACCCGGCTCGTTGGGCCGATGCTTTCTCGGATCGAAGGAGGGAAGCTGCCAGGCGAAGAACGCCCTCTCCGGATGAGGCATCATCCCCAGGACATTTCCCTGTGGATTGCAGATGGCGGCGATGCTCTCTGTGCTGCCGTTCACATTCACCGGGAACTCATCT
Coding sequences within:
- a CDS encoding phosphoribosylformylglycinamidine synthase subunit PurS; amino-acid sequence: MLINLRVWLKIPDAEAATVKNTLVRRLGYGNVLGDVKKERIFSIQVDSGDPEELARAFARELVNENKESHKVLIDRLEFEEGYVPVKVALHIEDGEAIAIRERLRRRLGYQNVVDVKKATVWKLYFRLLKPEAEITAREIAEKLLINPHKDSYEIVM